CCAGCTTCGATGACGATGACACGTCGTGGATCGGAGAAGAGGGCGACCAATGAATCAGGTTGCAACCGTGGCCCATGGCTTGTGGGCAAAGGTCCAGGCTGGCCAATACGTCGCCTCGGATTACTCGCTGCCTGCCGACGTGAAGGCCGAGCTCAATCGCAAAACTGCTGGGGTGATCAACGACCTGTTCCGCGATCTGCGCACGATCTGCAGCGCCTGGAAGCAGGCATGGCCGGATGAAGCGACGTACAAGGCGGCCAAGCAGCAGTGGCTAACCGCGTTTCTTGAGGCTGGCATCAACACGCCGGAGCAACTGCAGTTCGGTTTGATGCGCTGCCGGCAATCCGGCCGTGAGTTCATCCCGGCGCCCGGGAAGTTTATCGAGTGGTGCCAGCCTTCACCGGAAATGCTGGGCCTTCCCCCGCTGGCTGCTGCCTTCCGTGAGGCTTGCCGTAATGCGCATCCCGCCATGGCAGGGAAGGGCAAGTGGACCCATGACGCGGTCTGGCACGCGGCCAAGGAAAGTGGTTTCGAGAACTTGAGCAAGCTGGCTACTGACGTGAGCGCCAAGCTGTTCGAGCGCAACTACACGATTGCCGTTCGGCGCCTGGTCGCAGGTGAGCCGTTGCAGAGGATGCCGCTGGCTCTCCCTGCGGAGGTGCCAGGCCAGCGCACGCCAAAAGTGGGGAATGAAGCCCTGGCGGCGATCCGATCCAGGATGCTCGGCCGATGATCGAGCTTCCCGCACCTGACCTCACCGAATACCGATACGCGCTGTACTGCCGCTCCGATCTGTTCGGGCTCTCCAGTACCTCGCATCCACCCATTGCGCTCTATCGCGACGAAGCTTCGGCCGTCGCGCATGGACAACTCATGTGGCCGAGCGCTTACACCGTCATTGACCTTCATGGAGAAGACAGCCCATGCGGCAATCG
The window above is part of the Pseudomonas muyukensis genome. Proteins encoded here:
- a CDS encoding replication protein P, whose protein sequence is MNQVATVAHGLWAKVQAGQYVASDYSLPADVKAELNRKTAGVINDLFRDLRTICSAWKQAWPDEATYKAAKQQWLTAFLEAGINTPEQLQFGLMRCRQSGREFIPAPGKFIEWCQPSPEMLGLPPLAAAFREACRNAHPAMAGKGKWTHDAVWHAAKESGFENLSKLATDVSAKLFERNYTIAVRRLVAGEPLQRMPLALPAEVPGQRTPKVGNEALAAIRSRMLGR